The window GCTACCACTTCTCGGCCCTGTGGCCCGAGATCGAACAACTGACCGAGCGGGGCGTGGCCGCCCTTGCCATGACGCTCAGCCATTCGTGGGTGGCACCGGCGGGCGGCAAGAAAGGACTGCTGGGCACCAATCCCATCGCCTTCGGCTGGCCGCGTCCGGGGCCGCATCCCTATGTCTTCGACTTCGCCACCAGCGCCGTCGCGCGCGGGGACGTCTCACTGCATGACATCGCCGGAAAGCCGATTCCCGAGGGTTGGGGCGTCGATGCCGAGGGGCAATCCACGACCAGCGCCCGCGCCGCGCTGGACGGGGCAATGCTGACCTTCGGCGGCCACAAGGGTTCGGCCCTGTCGACCATGATCGAACTGATGGCTGGGCCGTTGATCGGCGATCTGACCAGCCGCGAATCCATGGCCTTCGACGACGGCGACAAGGCGGCGCCCATGCACGGGGAGCTGATCCTGGCCTTTGATCCCGCCATCATGGGCGGGGGTGATCCGGCCGCCAACGCCGCCCGCGCTGAGGCCCTGTTCGCCGCCTTTGCCGACCAGGACGCGCGCCTGCCGTCCGAGCGACGTTACGCCGCCCGCGCCCGCAGTCTGGCGCGCGGAGTGCACGCGCCCAAGGTGCTTTACGACCAGATCCTGGCTCTGGGCCTTTGAGCCCGACGTCCGTCTTCCTTCCCTACTCAGAGAACGCCCCATGACCGCTCCGATTGAACTGTCACACTGGATCAACGGCGAACGCCGGGACACGGGCAAGCTCGAGAGCCTGAACCCCTCCGACACGCGCGAGATCGTGGCCCTGGCCCCGAACGGCGGCGTGGCCGAGGTGGATGAAGCCGTGGCTGCGGCGTCGGCCGCCTTCGACGGCTGGGCCAATGCCTCGCCCGAGGTGCGTTCGGACGTGCTGGACCGGGCCGGAAGCCTGCTGATGGAACGCCGCGAGACGGTCGGTCGCCTGCTGTCGCGCGAAGAGGGCAAGACCCTGGCCGAGGGGATCGGCGAGACAGCCCGCGCCGCCCGAATTCTGAAATACTTCGCCGGCGAGGCCCTGCGCCTGCACGGCCAGAACCTGGCTTCGACCCGTCCGGGCGTGGAGATCCAGACCTATCGCCAGCCGGTCGGGGTCTATGGCCTGATCACCCCATGGAACTTCCCCATCGCCATCCCGGCGTGGAAGGCGGCACCCGCCCTGGCCTTCGGCAATACGGTGGTGATGAAGGCGGCCAGCCACACCCCGGCCACGGCCGAGGCCCTGGTCGCCATCCTGCATGAAGCCGGCCTGCCCAAGGGAGTACTGAACCTGGTCATTGGCGGCGGTCGCGTGGGGCAGGCCATTGTCGACCATAAGGATGTTGCGGGCGTCAGCTTTACCGGTTCGCAGGGCGTGGGCGCGGGCGTCGCCGCCTGCGCCGTGGCGCGTCAGGCCCGCGTGCAGCTGGAAATGGGCGGCAAGAACCCGTTGATCGTGCTGGACGACGCAGACCTCGACCGCGCCGTGGCCATCGCCCTGGACGGCAGCTTCTTCGCCACCGGCCAGCGTTGCACGGCGTCGAGCCGCCTGATCGTGCAGGACGGCATCCACGACCGCTTCGTTGCCGCTCTGGCCGAGAAGGTCGCCGCCCTGCGGGTCGGCCACGCCCTCGATCCCCAGACCCAAGTCGGCCCCGCCGTCTCGGAGGATCAACGCGAGACCTCCTATCGCTACATCGACATCGCGGCGTCCGAAGGCGGCCGCCTCGTCACCGGCGGCGAGCGTTTGAACCTTGAAGCGCCCGGCTGGTACGTCCAGCCGACCCTGATCGCCGACACTGATCCGGCCATGCGCATCAACACCGAAGAGGTCTTCGGCCCGGTCGCCTCGACCCTTCGGGTCAAGGACTACGAGCAGGCCCTGGAGGTCGCCAACGGCGGCGAGTTCGGCCTGTCGGCGGGTATCATCACCCAGTCGCTGAAGCACGCCCGCGACTTCCAGCGCCGGGCCAAGGCGGGCATGACCATGGTCAACCTGGCCACCGCCGGGGTCGACTATCATGTCCCGTTCGGCGGCACCAAGGCCTCGTCCTACGGTCAGCGCGAACAAGGCTTCGCCGCCGCTGATTTCTTCACCCTGACGAAGACCAGCTACAGCGCGGCCTAGAGCCTTTCGCCACGTGGCTTCAACGGTCCTGGCGCGAGGGGCGGCGCCAGGACCTGCTCGATGTCGTGTCGGAAGAACTCCCCGTTGATCGGCCCATCAATCCCCCTGGTCTGGTCGATGAACACCAGACGCTCGGGCTCGATCCAGCCCTGATGCGTCTTCCATTTTGGGAATTCCGATTCCGTCAAAAGACGGCGCGCCCCAGGCGGCCAATCGCTTGACTTCGTTGCGACTTGAATATCGTATACGATAATGGTCTGCTTTAGAAGGAATGGCTTATGGCTGGGGTAACGCTGGAATGGAGTGGGGTCATCCCTGCGGCCACCACCCAATTCGACGAGGCGCTGGGCGTGGATCTGGACGCCACCCAGAAGGTGCTGGACGGCCTGATCAAGGACGGCGTCGACGGCATCATCGTCATGGGCACTGTTGGTGAGAACAACTCGCTGGAGCCCGAGGAAAAGCGCGCTGTCCTGAAGGCGGCGGTCGAGGTCGCCGACGGTCGTGTGCCGATCATCACCGGCGTCAGCGAACTGACCACGTCGCGCGCCGAACGCTACGCCAAGGACGCCGAGGACATCGGCGTGGACGCCCTGATGGTGCTGCCGGCCATGGTCTATATGCCGACGGCTGAAGAGCTTGAGGCTCACTTCCGGGCGGTGGCGGCGGCCAGCGGCCTGCCCAACATGCTCTACAACAACCCGACCATGTACCGGATCGCGCTGACCAACGCTGACCTGAAGCGCCTGTCGGACGTGCCCAATATCGTGGCGTTGAAGGAAAGCGCGCCGGACTCGCGGCGCATCACCGACATCATCAATGAACTGGGCGACCGCTACGCCCTCATGGTCGGCCTGGACGACGTGGCGCTGGAGGGCATGATGCTGGGTGCCCGGGGTTGGGTCTCCGGCCTGACCAACGCCTTCCCCGAGGAATCCGTGGCCCTGGTTCGGGCGGTGAAGGACGGTGACTTGGCGCGCGCGCTCGAGATCTATCGTTGGTTCATGCCGCTGCTGCACCTCGACGCCGTGGCGGACCTGGTGCAGTCGATCAAGCTGTCCGAGGCCATCATGGGGCGCGGGACCGAGCGGGTCCGCATGCCGCGTATGCCCCTGACGGGTGCGCGCCGGGCTGAAGTCATCGCCATGGTCGAAAAGGCGGCGGCGACGCGGCCGGTCGGCTCGGGCACGGCCCTCAAGATCGTCTGATCGGGGGTTTCGATGCGCGACGTCTTCTTCTGCATTGACGGTCATACCGCCGGCAACCCGGTTCGCCTGGTCGCCGGCGGCGCGCCCCTGTTGTCAGGGACGAGCATGGCCGAGCGGCGGCTCGATTTCCTCGACCGCTACGACTGGATCCGGACGTCGCTGTGCTTCGAACCGCGCGGTCACGACATGATGAGCGGCGGGTTCCTGTACCCGCCGACCCTGCCCGACACCGATGCGGGCATCCTGTTCATCGAGACCAGCGGCTGCCTGCCCATGTGCGGCCACGGGACCATCGGCATGATCACCTTCGGCCTCGAGCACGGCCTGATCCGGCCGCGCAATCCCGGGAGGCTGAAGGTTGAGGTTCCGGCCGGGGTGCTGGATATCACCTATCAAACCGAGGGCGACCGCGTGACCTCGGTGCGTATTCGCAACATCGCCAGCTATCTGGCGGCGGAAGGCATAGAGATCGAGGTTCCGGGCTTTGGCCCCTTGCGTGTCGATGTCTCCTACGGCGGCAACTACTACGCCATCGTCGAGCCGCAAGGCCCCTATACGGGGTTGGACGACCTGGGCGCGAGCCGCATCGTGGAATTGAGCGGCATGGTGCGAGAGCGGGTGCGTGACGTCTTCCAGCCGGTGCACCCGGACGAGCCGTCGATCAACGGCGTCAGCCACGTCCTGTGGGCCGACGTTCCGAAAGGCGACGGGGCTGACGGCCGCAACGCCGTCTTCTATGGCGACAAGGCCATCGACCGCAGCCCATGCGGCACCGGTACCTCGGCGCGGCTGGCCCATCTGCACGGCAAGGGACGGCTCAAGGTCGGCGACGCCTTCGTCCATCAAAGCTACATCTGCAGTCGCTTTATCGGCCGTGTCGAAGCGGAGACGACGGTGGGGGCGTACAAGGCGATCATTCCCTCCATCGAGGGTTCTGCGGTCGCTACGGGCTTCAATACCATCTGGGTGGACCGCCGCGATCCGTTCTGGGCGGGTTTCCAGGTTGTCTAGCGTGTTCCACATCGTAATTGCAGTCACCGCAAGCTATGGCTTGGCGTGGGCGTTCGGCCCAGTCATTCGACTCGATGAACTGCATGGCCGCGTCCCCGTTTGAAGTCCGAACCCTGTCCGACCGCCTGATGGAGGTGGTGCGGGACATGATCTTGACCGGTGTCATCGAACCGGACGTGCCGATCCGCCAGGACGCCCTTGCAGCCGACCTGAACGTCTCCAAGATTCCCTTGCGCGAAGCCCTGGTTCGTCTGGAACAGGACGGCCTGGTGGTGTCGCACGCCAACCGCGGCTTCTTCGTGCGGGGCATGAGCGCGACCGAAGCCGAGGAAATCTACGAACTGCGCCTGAAGCTGGAACCCGACGCCGCAGCCCAGGCCTGCCTCGCGGCCAATGACGATCAGCGCGCCGTCGCTCAGCGCATGCTGGCCGAGCTGGACGCCGCCGCCGCCGCACACCTGCCAAGCGTGGGGCCGCTGAATCGCGCCTTTCACATGGCCTTGATCCAGCCCGGCGGGCGGGTGCTGACGACCGAGATCACCGCGCGCCTGCACGTCATGGCTGACCGGTACGTCCGCAGGCATCTCGAAGGCAATGATCGCCACCTGACGGCTGAGGCGGAGCACCGCGAGATCCTGCAGGCCTGGATGAGCCGCGATGCCAAGGTGGTGCGCCGCTTGGTGGCGGCGCATCTGGAGCACACTCTGCGCGACCTGCGCGAGGAGTTTGGCAATGTCGTCGCCTCGGAAGGGCCCGTCACGGGGCGCAGCCGCAAGCGCGTTTAGGGACGTCCTTGGGCAGGTCGGCGCGTTCAGTCCGCCCGGTCGGCCACGGCGGCGACGCCTGACCGCGACTTGAGGGCGGTCGTCAGCAGGCTGGCCGCGGCATAGAGGACGACCGCCACCACGCCCCAGCGCAGAACCGTCAGCGGCAGGGAGGTGATGACGAATGCCGCGAGCAGCACGGCAGGGATCCCGCCGATCGCCATGCCCAGTACGAGCCTCAGGTCGATGCGCTGGCTCTTGATGAAGCGCAGGCCCGAAACCGGCATCAGGAAAGCGCAGGCGCCCATCATGATCGGGAAGGCCGCCGTCGGGTTCATCCCCATCAGGCTGAGCATGATCAGCGAAGGCGCATAGAGGCCGACGCCAAAGCTCATCAGGGCGCCCATGACCAGATGGGCGGCCACGGCGACGATGAACAGATGACCGTCCAGAGCCACCGCCTGGCCGCCTGCCGGCATCAGGTTCAGATTGGTCATGGCGTAGAGCCCCGCCGCGATCAGCAGGGCAGCGCCGACCACGATCTGCACCGCGCGAACCGGCAGGCGTACCACGATGGGCGCGCCGATCACCGCCCCGATGATCGAGGCGGCGATGCAGGCGAACAGCAGCACAGGGTCGACCTGGATCAGATGCATGAAGACCAGCCCCTGCGTCACCGTGGGCAGGCAGTGGCCCGCGTTCAGAACGGCGGGCAGGAAGCTGTCGGGAACCAACTTGCGGAAACGTAGCCAAGCAGTGGTCGGGGCGAAGGAACCTATACCGAGAGCGTCGAAGAAATTGGCCACGGCCCCGATGGCCACGCCCTCGGCCTTGGGCTTAAGCTCACCGCATTCACGTGCAGTGCGCACCAGTTGGACGGCGTAGACGGCGGCCAGGACGATCAGCGCCGTCAGCAGAACGGTCAGGATCATGATGTTTTCCTCCCCCGAGGTCTCGCCGTCCTTGCCGGGCGATCAGAGGCGTGACAAAAACACGGCTACAGATCAGATACAATATACGCTGCAGTCATGAGCTTTTTCGCACCTCCCGCTTCTCCCATCACCGCCGATGAGCGGCGCGCCCGCGTTCAGACCATGGCCGCCCGGCTGCGGGCGGAAGGGCTGTCCGCGCTGTTGCTCGGCCCAACGGCGTCGCTGCTCTATTTCACCGGCTTGGCATGGCATCCGTCCGAGCGCCTGACAGGTGCCCTGATCCATGCTGACGGAACGGTGGACTACATCTGCCCCCGCTTCGAGCTGGACAAGATCGCGGGCCTGACCTCCGCGCCGAATGCGATCGCGGGCGAGATCCTGACCTGGGAGGAGGAAGAGAGCCCCTACGCCCTGGCGGCGACCCGTCTGCCATCGGGCGGCCGGTTGGCGGTGGACGATCAGGCGGCGGCCTTCATCTGGCTGGGCTTGAGTCAGGCCCTGGGCGCGGATCGCGTGACCGACGGCGGCCCGCTGATCGTGGCCCAGCGCAGCCTCAAGTCTCCGGCCGAGATCGCTCTTCTGGGTCGGGCCAAGGCCATCACCCTGGAGGTCCAGCGTCGAACGCGTCACTGGCTGAAGGCCGGGGTGCTGACATCCGAGGTCAAGCGCTTCATCGACGCCGAGCACCGCGCTCTGGGCGGGGAGGGCGGGTCGTGGTTCTGCCTGGTCTCCTTCGGTGACGACACCTGTTTGCCGCACGGGGGCGAGGGCGACCGGGCCTTGAAGACCGACGACGTTGTGCTGATCGATACGGGCACCCTGGTCGACGGCTATCACTCCGACATCACCCGCACCTATGTCTTCGGCGCTCCCACGGCCGAGTTCCGCCGCGTCTGGGAACACGAGAAGCAGGCCCAGGCGCGAGCCTTCGAGGCGGCGAAGCTGGGCGCGCCTTGCGAGAGCGTCGATGCTGGCGCGCGCGACTATCTGACCGGTCTCGGCTACGGCCCGGACTACCGCCTGCCCGGACTGCCGCACCGCACTGGCCACGGCATCGGCCTGGACATTCACGAGTCCCCCAATCTGGTGCGCGGCGACCGCACGCCGCTTCAGGCTGGCATGTGTTTCTCCAACGAGCCCATGCTGGTGATCCCCGGCCAGTTCGGCGTCCGGCTCGAGGACCATTTCTATATGAGCGAGGCGGGCCCGGTCTGGTTCACCCAGCCGTCGCACAGTCTGGACGATCCCTTTGGCGAGGGTGCCTCCGCGTGACGCCGTCCCGGCGTTGGGCGGTGGTCGGCGGCGGTCTGGTCGGCGCAGCGATCGCCCTGCGCCTGCAGGCGGCCGGCTTTGAGGTGGTTCTGATCGATCGGGGCGATCCCCGGCGCGGCGCTTCCTTCGGCAATATCGGCCACATCGCCGCTGAACAGTGCGAGCCCATGCCGTCGCCCGCCACGCTGAGGAGCGCAGTTGGACGGCTGTTCGCCTTTGGCGGCCCGCTGGATTTCCGCGCGCGCGACGTCGGCCGGTGGGGACCCTGGGCCTTGCGTTTCCTGGCCGCATCGAGGCCGGCGGCTGCGGCGCATGGGGCAGAGCTGCTGACCCGCCTGCTGGAAGACCCGCTGGGGGCCTGGGGACGACTGGCCGCCTTGGCCGACGCGCCCGATGATCTGATCCGCCCGACCGGCCACGCCGTCGTCTGGTCGACGCCCGAGGCGGCGCGACGCGGCCTGCAGGCCTGGCGTCGGGCGCGCACCGGAAGCGCGACGTTTCGACCGATGGAGGCCGAAGACCTCGCCGCCTATGACGGCGTTCTGGCCGCGCGCCCGGCCGGCGGGGTTCGCTTCAGCGGCACGGGCCAGGTCAGTGAGCCGCAGCGGGTACGCAACGCCTTGCTGAGCGGCTTTGAGCGGCTCGGCGGGGGTGTCGTCCATGGCGAGGCGACGGCCGTGCGGCCGGCGGGCGAGGCCGCTGAGGTCGTCCTGGCAGACGGTTCGGTCGTGGATGCGGACAAGGTGGTGGTCGCCGCCGGGGCCTGGTCCGCGCGTCTGATGGCACCGCTGGGTGTGTGCGTCCCGTTGATCGGGGAGCGAGGCTACTCGGTGCAGTCGGCGCGACATGACTGGCCCGAAGACCTGCCCCTGACGGTGTTCGAAGATCGAGCCCTGGCCGTCGCGCGCTTCAAGGGCGGCCTGCGCGCCTCCAGTCACGTCGAGTTCGGTGATCCGTCCGCCGCGCCGGACCCGCGCAAGTGGCGTCAGATCGAGCGGAGTTTGCGCGATCTCGGCGTCACCTTTTCCGACACGCCCGACCGATGGTGCGGCCCGCGACCGACGCTGGCGGACTATCTGCCGGCGATCGGACGGCTCCAGGCACACCCCATGATCCACTACGCCTTTGGCCACCAGCATCTGGGCCTGACGCTCGCGGCTTCGACGGCCGAGGTGCTGGAGCAGATGGCGCTGGGACGACCGACCCCGACCTGGCTCGAGGCTTTGCGGATCGAGCGGTTCCGCTGACGCCCTGATAGCGCGCCGGCCCCGCCAGAGGCGGAGCCGGATCCGGGTGTCGGACGGAACGCGCCGGCGGCTGGCGCGGCACCTTGTTGGCGAAGAGCCAGTCCATTGCGAAAGGATCGGAGCTCAGGTCGAGCAGTTCCGACCGCATGCGGGCATTGCATTCATTGACCCAGGCGCATTCTTGCTCGGTCCGTAAATCCAGATCGATCAGACGACGGTCGCCCCGGCCTCGCGCGCGCCGCCGCCGGGCCGCCGTCGGGCACCACCTCGATGGCAACCGGGCCGCAGGGGCATTCCAGGGTGAAGCAGGTTTGCGTCCGGCCCCGATCATAGAGAGAAAGGCCCAGGGCGACGGTGGCGTGGCCGCGTATCAGGCGCTGGTCAGCCTTGTGTTGCCGGTATTGGGCGCGGGTAACGCCAGGGTCTTTGGTCTTGGAACCGGCACGCCCAGGGGACGCGCTCCCCATAATCTCCCCGCCTTTCGGGGCGACCTTCTCTCCGCGTTCTCAACTCACACCATGGGGAGTGGGAGGAGGTTGGAGCCCCAACCCTTTAAGGGATTGGGGCTCCATGGTGCCACGACAGGGACTCGAACCCTGGACCTCAGCCTTACCAAGGATGCGCTCTACCACTGAGCTACCGCG of the Caulobacter henricii genome contains:
- a CDS encoding M24 family metallopeptidase codes for the protein MSFFAPPASPITADERRARVQTMAARLRAEGLSALLLGPTASLLYFTGLAWHPSERLTGALIHADGTVDYICPRFELDKIAGLTSAPNAIAGEILTWEEEESPYALAATRLPSGGRLAVDDQAAAFIWLGLSQALGADRVTDGGPLIVAQRSLKSPAEIALLGRAKAITLEVQRRTRHWLKAGVLTSEVKRFIDAEHRALGGEGGSWFCLVSFGDDTCLPHGGEGDRALKTDDVVLIDTGTLVDGYHSDITRTYVFGAPTAEFRRVWEHEKQAQARAFEAAKLGAPCESVDAGARDYLTGLGYGPDYRLPGLPHRTGHGIGLDIHESPNLVRGDRTPLQAGMCFSNEPMLVIPGQFGVRLEDHFYMSEAGPVWFTQPSHSLDDPFGEGASA
- a CDS encoding GntR family transcriptional regulator, producing the protein MAASPFEVRTLSDRLMEVVRDMILTGVIEPDVPIRQDALAADLNVSKIPLREALVRLEQDGLVVSHANRGFFVRGMSATEAEEIYELRLKLEPDAAAQACLAANDDQRAVAQRMLAELDAAAAAHLPSVGPLNRAFHMALIQPGGRVLTTEITARLHVMADRYVRRHLEGNDRHLTAEAEHREILQAWMSRDAKVVRRLVAAHLEHTLRDLREEFGNVVASEGPVTGRSRKRV
- a CDS encoding 4-hydroxyproline epimerase — protein: MRDVFFCIDGHTAGNPVRLVAGGAPLLSGTSMAERRLDFLDRYDWIRTSLCFEPRGHDMMSGGFLYPPTLPDTDAGILFIETSGCLPMCGHGTIGMITFGLEHGLIRPRNPGRLKVEVPAGVLDITYQTEGDRVTSVRIRNIASYLAAEGIEIEVPGFGPLRVDVSYGGNYYAIVEPQGPYTGLDDLGASRIVELSGMVRERVRDVFQPVHPDEPSINGVSHVLWADVPKGDGADGRNAVFYGDKAIDRSPCGTGTSARLAHLHGKGRLKVGDAFVHQSYICSRFIGRVEAETTVGAYKAIIPSIEGSAVATGFNTIWVDRRDPFWAGFQVV
- a CDS encoding dihydrodipicolinate synthase family protein: MAGVTLEWSGVIPAATTQFDEALGVDLDATQKVLDGLIKDGVDGIIVMGTVGENNSLEPEEKRAVLKAAVEVADGRVPIITGVSELTTSRAERYAKDAEDIGVDALMVLPAMVYMPTAEELEAHFRAVAAASGLPNMLYNNPTMYRIALTNADLKRLSDVPNIVALKESAPDSRRITDIINELGDRYALMVGLDDVALEGMMLGARGWVSGLTNAFPEESVALVRAVKDGDLARALEIYRWFMPLLHLDAVADLVQSIKLSEAIMGRGTERVRMPRMPLTGARRAEVIAMVEKAAATRPVGSGTALKIV
- a CDS encoding NAD(P)/FAD-dependent oxidoreductase, with amino-acid sequence MTPSRRWAVVGGGLVGAAIALRLQAAGFEVVLIDRGDPRRGASFGNIGHIAAEQCEPMPSPATLRSAVGRLFAFGGPLDFRARDVGRWGPWALRFLAASRPAAAAHGAELLTRLLEDPLGAWGRLAALADAPDDLIRPTGHAVVWSTPEAARRGLQAWRRARTGSATFRPMEAEDLAAYDGVLAARPAGGVRFSGTGQVSEPQRVRNALLSGFERLGGGVVHGEATAVRPAGEAAEVVLADGSVVDADKVVVAAGAWSARLMAPLGVCVPLIGERGYSVQSARHDWPEDLPLTVFEDRALAVARFKGGLRASSHVEFGDPSAAPDPRKWRQIERSLRDLGVTFSDTPDRWCGPRPTLADYLPAIGRLQAHPMIHYAFGHQHLGLTLAASTAEVLEQMALGRPTPTWLEALRIERFR
- a CDS encoding sulfite exporter TauE/SafE family protein; this translates as MILTVLLTALIVLAAVYAVQLVRTARECGELKPKAEGVAIGAVANFFDALGIGSFAPTTAWLRFRKLVPDSFLPAVLNAGHCLPTVTQGLVFMHLIQVDPVLLFACIAASIIGAVIGAPIVVRLPVRAVQIVVGAALLIAAGLYAMTNLNLMPAGGQAVALDGHLFIVAVAAHLVMGALMSFGVGLYAPSLIMLSLMGMNPTAAFPIMMGACAFLMPVSGLRFIKSQRIDLRLVLGMAIGGIPAVLLAAFVITSLPLTVLRWGVVAVVLYAAASLLTTALKSRSGVAAVADRAD
- a CDS encoding aldehyde dehydrogenase family protein; the protein is MTAPIELSHWINGERRDTGKLESLNPSDTREIVALAPNGGVAEVDEAVAAASAAFDGWANASPEVRSDVLDRAGSLLMERRETVGRLLSREEGKTLAEGIGETARAARILKYFAGEALRLHGQNLASTRPGVEIQTYRQPVGVYGLITPWNFPIAIPAWKAAPALAFGNTVVMKAASHTPATAEALVAILHEAGLPKGVLNLVIGGGRVGQAIVDHKDVAGVSFTGSQGVGAGVAACAVARQARVQLEMGGKNPLIVLDDADLDRAVAIALDGSFFATGQRCTASSRLIVQDGIHDRFVAALAEKVAALRVGHALDPQTQVGPAVSEDQRETSYRYIDIAASEGGRLVTGGERLNLEAPGWYVQPTLIADTDPAMRINTEEVFGPVASTLRVKDYEQALEVANGGEFGLSAGIITQSLKHARDFQRRAKAGMTMVNLATAGVDYHVPFGGTKASSYGQREQGFAAADFFTLTKTSYSAA
- a CDS encoding Ldh family oxidoreductase, whose amino-acid sequence is MSVFRDQETVDLSIQEVFDLSRRVLIAAGLSVPHAEAAARVITAGERDECASHGLYRLPGCVMTIRSGKMSLDAEPVIEDVSPALVRADARRAYSLLAFERAAPLLVEKAKTVGVAALVINNCYHFSALWPEIEQLTERGVAALAMTLSHSWVAPAGGKKGLLGTNPIAFGWPRPGPHPYVFDFATSAVARGDVSLHDIAGKPIPEGWGVDAEGQSTTSARAALDGAMLTFGGHKGSALSTMIELMAGPLIGDLTSRESMAFDDGDKAAPMHGELILAFDPAIMGGGDPAANAARAEALFAAFADQDARLPSERRYAARARSLARGVHAPKVLYDQILALGL